Proteins co-encoded in one Ooceraea biroi isolate clonal line C1 chromosome 9, Obir_v5.4, whole genome shotgun sequence genomic window:
- the LOC105279015 gene encoding facilitated trehalose transporter Tret1: MDRSILRQTLIGFVCSILIIDCGLHEGWSTPTIPKFNGEDPLNVTSNEIAWIVNLMYVGVGMGSLVPFALMDSIGRKGTLLITTIPKIVSWIIIGVSTSVSFIYVGRILAGIGCGITYAVMPMYLGEISSKRTRGPLGTLTAVLINIGMLLIYAIGLWISRFAMAMVSVCAPVLFLVTFMWLPESSVFLTRKNKLGPAERTLQWTLAKDNVDEELEEVRRIVETEEKRGRLSNREMMREIVSKTQNRRAFRIALILLSGLTLTGAAPILAYQSYIYNEAGFEISTNASIILTGLAIVFAGSACVSVVRATGKRLLLLIAAPVCVLSLATIAIFFQLQAAGYDVSGFKWVPTVFVVIYVLGFGFGLNPIPLAYIGEIFGVEVKVPAAVLNALYYAVSTTAVVKFYQVTQELYGTFAPLWTFTTITFLVWVLIYLYVPETEGKSLEEIQMDLRDKK, from the exons ATGGACCGCAGCATATTGCGACAGACGCTGATTGGGTTCGTGT GCAGCATCTTGATCATCGATTGCGGCCTCCACGAGGGATGGAGCACACCGACCATACCGAAATTCAACGGCGAGGATCCCCTCAATGTGACCAGCAACGAGATCGCCTGGATCGTGAATCTCATGTACGTGGGGGTCGGCATGGGCTCGCTGGTGCCCTTCGCTTTGATGGACAGCATCGGACGTAAGGGAACCCTGTTGATTACCACGATACCGAAGATCGTCTCCTGGATCATCATCGGGGTGTCCACGTCGGTGTCGTTCATTTACGTCGGCCGGATACTCGCGGGCATAGGCTGCGGCATAACGTACGCCGTGATGCCCATGTACCTCGGCGAGATCAGCAGCAAGCGGACCAGGGGCCCTTTAG GTACTTTAACGGCCGTCCTGATCAACATCGGGATGCTGCTGATCTACGCGATCGGCCTGTGGATCAGCCGGTTCGCCATGGCGATGGTGAGCGTGTGCGCGCCGGTGCTGTTTCTGGTTACCTTCATGTGGCTGCCGGAGAGTTCGGTATTCCTCACGCGGAAGAATAAACTCGGGCCCGCGGAGCGGACTCTGCAGTGGACTCTGGCCAAAGACAACGTGGACGAGGAACTCGAGGAGGTCAGACGAATCGTGGAGACCGAGGAGAAGCGCGGCCGGTTGTCCAACCGGGAGATGATGCGAGAGATCGTCAGCAAGACGCAGAACCGAAGAGCCTTCCGGATCGCTTTGATCCTGCTGAGCGGACTGACGTTGACGGGCGCGGCGCCGATACTCGCGTATCAATCATACATCTACAACGAGGCCGGCTTCGAGATCTCGACCAACGCCAGCATCATCCTGACAGGGTTGGCGATCGTCTTTGCAGGTAGTGCCTGCGTGTCAGTAGTACGCGCGACTGGCAAGAGGTTGCTGTTGCTGATTGCCGCGCCAGTCTGCGTGCTGTCGTTGGCGACGATTGCCATCTTCTTCCAGCTGCAGGCGGCCGGATACGACGTGTCAGGGTTCAAGTGGGTGCCCACGGTCTTCGTGGTGATCTACGTGCTCGGTTTCGGCTTCGGCCTGAATCCGATCCCGCTCGCGTACATCGGCGAGATCTTCGGGGTGGAGGTGAAGGTGCCCGCCGCGGTGCTGAATGCGCTTTACTATGCCGTGAGCACCACCGCCGTTGTGAAATTCTATCAG GTCACGCAAGAGCTCTACGGTACGTTTGCACCATTATGGACGTTCACTACGATAACGTTTCTCGTGTGGGTGTTAATTTATCTGTATGTGCCCGAGACCGAAGGCAAATCATTGGAGGAGATACAGATGGACTTGCGGGATAAGAAGTGA